The following coding sequences are from one Pocillopora verrucosa isolate sample1 chromosome 5, ASM3666991v2, whole genome shotgun sequence window:
- the LOC131777464 gene encoding sorbin and SH3 domain-containing protein 1 homolog isoform X3: MASESRVVTRASFSFSRRPMPSPDSTATNNSFFSSSSSKSKDDMETGRTAHTIKANFKPSSSNEVLSYATMPRGGDKKDLDFQRWRNVEENNNENAFSSYKDDSSNANEWNPNIISEVVRPPEQIKLVHGMEGIRSASSSSTSSEPSAQMRAPVDSRGFTDKPRPIGRGGRRYDDRAGTNQQLTSGSIGSEDEFMMANGDASSSDSAPSMTRPAMQQFKKQKEHAAVEASRDPKPIKVAPPTRMKPPRKYSEEHTQSETGNPPPGPHRPSITRGGKWYKEMFKEMHSSAGTSSNLSGLLASDVAKGTVREHEGGSGSSTPPRSASPSPDHRDNDVFLRKSDYVHEEPVRNSYTSSVSSQPEPAWSSNDIDRRASWQPGGERRSSRPSTGHVPAWYKDMQKGVEVPVQTIEEPESYIVQKRPSYASVGEERRFQDPVPAAPASVNISSSPRTSYLDQRRSPASVTVQMEEKNQPPSASSLYESRFRGRTVPSRTASEELQVRQQPPSDEEVFRRREEDAARRRREEEERRRREEEEFRRRQEEEERFRRKEEEERLRREYEAEVARKRKEEEEAARRAASKPQFLARALYSFQGQTDKELSFRKGDIINVRRQVDKNWIDGELNGRRGIFPQNYVEIRPVEEEEDEPQPEPEPQPVPVPQKQIPRVQVVQQRAQPQQHQPPTHAQQQTQAQPRPPSQQVTQSVTVEGEGRLRYTFKAESMRELPCSKGDVIALVRKVDANWYEGRIGDRKGIVPSSYLDVFSEPEVKVIRQEQVQPVQSVRVEQEPDFGRPEPSYDHRQQQSRSSSGAMYPSQASPPKHTQVKYIEEPAEPRFSSGGVVAHAIIDEPITIGHEQGERYRALYNYEPINEDELRLEEGDEVLVLEKCDDGWFVGTSSRTHSFGTFPGNYVEKVH; this comes from the exons ATGGCTAGTGAATCAAGAGTTGTGACAAGAGCATCATTCAGTTTTAGCAG aAGACCTATGCCATCTCCAGACTCTACTGCAACAAACAACAGTTTCTtctcatcatcttcatcaaaaTCTAAAGATGACATGGAAACTGGCCGAACAGCTCACACTATCAAAGCAAACTTCAAGCCATCGTCTTCAAATGAAGTGTTATCTTATGCAACAATGCCACGAGGAGGGGATAAAAAGGATTTAGACTTTCAGAGATGGCGAAATgttgaagaaaataataatgaaaatgcattttcttcatacaaag ATGATTCATCCAATGCAAACGAATGGAATCCTAACATTATATCAGAAGTGGTGAGACCTCCGGAGCAAATTAAGTTAGTTCATGGTATGGAGGGAATACGATCTGCATCCAGCTCCTCAACATCCTCAG AACCCAGTGCCCAGATGAGAGCACCAGTAGACTCTCGCGGATTCACTGATAAACCACGCCCTATTGGTCGAGGGGGAAGAAG ATATGATGACAGAGCTGGAACTAATCAACA ATTAACATCAGGGTCTATTGGCTCAGAGGACGAGTTTATGATGGCTAATGGCGATGCAAGTAGTTCTGATTCAGCTCCCTCAATGACAAGACCTGCCATGCAGcagtttaaaaaacaaaaggaacacgCAGCTGTGGAAG CCTCAAGAGACCCGAAACCAATCAAGGTAGCACCACCAACCCGTATGAAGCCCCCCAGAAAATACAGTGAAGAACACACACAGTCAGAGACGGGTAACCCCCCGCCAGGACCGCATCGACCA TCAATCACAAGGGGTGGAAAGTGGTACAAGGAAATGTTCAAGGAAATGCATTCAAGTGCAGGAA CTTCTTCAAATTTATCTGGCCTACTCGCAAGTGACGTTGCCAAGGGAACTGTCAGGGAACACGAAGGCGGCTCTGGTTCCTCGACTCCACCCAGGAGCGCATCTCCGTCTCCGGATCATAGAGACAATGatgtttttctcagaaaatcAGATTACGTACACGAAGAACCAGTCAGAAATAGTTACACCAGCAGTGTTTCATCACAACCTGAACCAGCGTGGTCCAGTAATGACATTGACAGGAGGGCTTCGTGGCAGCCGGGTGGAGAACGAAGATCCTCTCGACCAAGTACTGGTCATGTTCCAGCGTGGTACAAAGACATGCAAAAGGGAGTCGAGGTTCCAGTTCAAACGATTGAAGAACCGGAGTCTTACATTGTTCAAAAGAGGCCGTCATATG CGAGTGTCGGGGAAGAACGAAGATTCCAAGACCCTGTACCTGCGGCGCCCGCCTCAGTGAATATCTCGTCCTCTCCTCGTACAAGTTACCTTGATCAGCGGAGATCTCCAGCGTCTGTGACCgttcaaatggaagaaaagaaCCAACCTCCCAGCGCGTCCAGCCTGTATGAGAGCCGCTTCCGGGGAAGAACG GTTCCGTCAAGAACTGCATCGGAAGAGCTACAAGTCAGGCAGCAGCCTCCTTCCGACGAAGAAGTCTTTAGAAGAAGAGAGGAAGATGCAGCGCGCAGGAGGAGGGAGGAAGAGGAACGGAGGCGAAGAGAAGAGGAAGAATTCAGACGGAGACAGGAAGAGGAGGAAAGGTTTAGAaggaaggaagaagaagaaCGGCTGAGAAGGGAGTACGAGGCAGAGGTGGCGAGGAAGCGAAAAGAGGAGGAGGAAGCTGCCAGGAGGGCAGCAAGTAAACCTCAGTTCTTGGCGAGGGCTCTGTACAGCTTCCAGGGGCAAACTGATAA GGAACTTTCGTTTAGAAAAGGTGACATAATCAACGTGCGCAGACAAGTGGACAAGAACTGGATTGACGGAGAATTAAATGGCAGGCGGGGAATCTTCCCTCAAAATTATGTGGAG ATCAGACCCGTCGAAGAGGAAGAAGACGAACCACAACCAGAACCCGAACCACAACCAGTCCCAGTCCCTCAGAAGCAAATTCCGCGCGTCCAAGTTGTACAACAACGCGCGCAGCCGCAACAGCATCAGCCTCCAACTCACGCCCAACAGCAGACCCAGGCTCAACCTCGGCCACCTAGTCAGCAAGTGACGCAGTCTGTGACTGTGGAAGGGGAGGGTCGGCTGAGGTACACCTTTAAAGCAGAGAGTATGAGAGAACTTCCTTGTAGTAAG GGAGATGTCATAGCTTTAGTGAGGAAAGTAGACGCCAACTGGTACGAAGGAAgaattggtgacagaaaaggcaTAGTACCATCAAGTTACTTAGACGTTTTTAGCGAACCGGAAGTTAAAG tCATTCGTCAAGAACAAGTGCAACCAGTTCAGTCAGTCCGTGTGGAGCAG GAACCGGATTTTGGAAGACCAGAACCTAGTTATGATCACAGACAGCAGCAGTCCAGAAG TTCCTCGGGGGCTATGTATCCAAGCCAGGCTTCTCCTCCCAAACACACACAAGTAAAGTACATCGAGGAGCCAGCGGAGCCTCGTTTTAGTTCTGGTGGTGTGGTCGCGCATGCAATAATTGATGAGCCAATCACAATAGGGCACGAGCAAGGAGAGAG GTATCGTGCTTTGTACAATTACGAACCCATAAACGAAGACGAGCTTCGACTTGAAGAAGGTGACGAAGTACTCGTTCTGGAAAAATGCGATGACGGATGGTTTGTAGGCACATCTTCAAGGACGCATTCATTTGGAACCTTTCCTGGTAACTACGTTGAGAAAGTCCATTAG
- the LOC131777501 gene encoding very long chain fatty acid elongase 5-like: MESRAEKYLNFFKAVVGLRSFPVAIIYLILIPSSLLWKKYTSPLGLHKVLVAYNFLCSALSLYSLAVIVKAYYQGGLLYVFAMEHDADVKHAFTIYLFTKHLELLDTVFMILRHRQRQITFLHVYHHASILLLSDYACHFTPWPAIGVMLGMNSFVHVFLYLYYGQAALNPTQRPQWKKTMTQLQMVQFVVGIVHSSFGYAHHGFCVFSIFYGLSMLGLFGNFYYQAFIRVRREKKSE, encoded by the exons ATGGAGTCACGGGCTG AGAAGTATCTAAATTTCTTCAAGGCTGTTGTGGGATTGCGGTCATTTCCTGTGGCAATTATTTACCTGATACTTATACCATCATCTTTACTGTGGAAGAAGTACACCTCTCCTTTAGGACTACATAAG GTTTTAGTGGCATACAACTTCTTGTGCAGTGCTCTCAGCCTGTATTCTTTGGCTGTTATAGTCAAGGCATACTATCAGGGTGGTTTGCTATATGTTTTTGCTATGGAGCATGATGCAGATGTCAAACATGCCTTTACCATTTACTTATTCACCAAACACTTGGAGCTGTTGGACACAGTGTTCATGATTCTTAGGCATCGCCAAAGACAAATCACCTTTTTACAT GTGTACCATCATGCATCAATCTTACTCCTGAGTGACTATGCCTGCCATTTCACCCCCTGGCCAGCAATTGGGGTTATGTTAGGGATGAATTCttttgtacatgtatttctttatctttactACGGCCAAGCAGCACTGAACCCCACCCAGAGGCCACAGTGGAAGAAGACAATGACACAACTTCAAATGGTTCAATTTGTTGTTGGTATTGTGCACTCTTCTTTTGGCTATGCTCATCatggtttctgtgtttttaGTATTTTCTATGGCCTCAGCATGCTGGGTTTGTTTGGTAATTTTTATTATCAAGCTTTTATACGAGTTAGACGTGAGAAAAAATCTGAATGA
- the LOC131777464 gene encoding sorbin and SH3 domain-containing protein 1-like isoform X2 — MASSEVYEVVLSGGAPWGFRLQGGKEFRAPLRIAKVTPNSKADTAGIVEGLLVRSINNANCEEWTHSDALNSIKKTGSMLKMILCRRPMPSPDSTATNNSFFSSSSSKSKDDMETGRTAHTIKANFKPSSSNEVLSYATMPRGGDKKDLDFQRWRNVEENNNENAFSSYKDDSSNANEWNPNIISEVVRPPEQIKLVHGMEGIRSASSSSTSSEPSAQMRAPVDSRGFTDKPRPIGRGGRRLTSGSIGSEDEFMMANGDASSSDSAPSMTRPAMQQFKKQKEHAAVEASRDPKPIKVAPPTRMKPPRKYSEEHTQSETGNPPPGPHRPSITRGGKWYKEMFKEMHSSAGTSSNLSGLLASDVAKGTVREHEGGSGSSTPPRSASPSPDHRDNDVFLRKSDYVHEEPVRNSYTSSVSSQPEPAWSSNDIDRRASWQPGGERRSSRPSTGHVPAWYKDMQKGVEVPVQTIEEPESYIVQKRPSYASVGEERRFQDPVPAAPASVNISSSPRTSYLDQRRSPASVTVQMEEKNQPPSASSLYESRFRGRTVPSRTASEELQVRQQPPSDEEVFRRREEDAARRRREEEERRRREEEEFRRRQEEEERFRRKEEEERLRREYEAEVARKRKEEEEAARRAASKPQFLARALYSFQGQTDKELSFRKGDIINVRRQVDKNWIDGELNGRRGIFPQNYVEIRPVEEEEDEPQPEPEPQPVPVPQKQIPRVQVVQQRAQPQQHQPPTHAQQQTQAQPRPPSQQVTQSVTVEGEGRLRYTFKAESMRELPCSKGDVIALVRKVDANWYEGRIGDRKGIVPSSYLDVFSEPEVKVIRQEQVQPVQSVRVEQEPDFGRPEPSYDHRQQQSRSSSGAMYPSQASPPKHTQVKYIEEPAEPRFSSGGVVAHAIIDEPITIGHEQGERYRALYNYEPINEDELRLEEGDEVLVLEKCDDGWFVGTSSRTHSFGTFPGNYVEKVH, encoded by the exons ATGGCGTCCTCTGAAGTTTACGAAGTTGTGCTGAGCGGCGGAGCTCCTTGGGGTTTTCGATTGCAAGGAGGCAAGGAATTTCGAGCACCTTTAAGAATTGCAAAG GTGACACCAAACAGTAAAGCTGACACAGCTGGAATTGTGGAGGGACTATTAGTGCGCTCTATCAATAATGCAAACTGTGAAGAGTGGACACACAGTGATGCTCTGAATAGTATTAAAAAGACAGGATCTATGCTGAAAATGATCCTTTGTAG aAGACCTATGCCATCTCCAGACTCTACTGCAACAAACAACAGTTTCTtctcatcatcttcatcaaaaTCTAAAGATGACATGGAAACTGGCCGAACAGCTCACACTATCAAAGCAAACTTCAAGCCATCGTCTTCAAATGAAGTGTTATCTTATGCAACAATGCCACGAGGAGGGGATAAAAAGGATTTAGACTTTCAGAGATGGCGAAATgttgaagaaaataataatgaaaatgcattttcttcatacaaag ATGATTCATCCAATGCAAACGAATGGAATCCTAACATTATATCAGAAGTGGTGAGACCTCCGGAGCAAATTAAGTTAGTTCATGGTATGGAGGGAATACGATCTGCATCCAGCTCCTCAACATCCTCAG AACCCAGTGCCCAGATGAGAGCACCAGTAGACTCTCGCGGATTCACTGATAAACCACGCCCTATTGGTCGAGGGGGAAGAAG ATTAACATCAGGGTCTATTGGCTCAGAGGACGAGTTTATGATGGCTAATGGCGATGCAAGTAGTTCTGATTCAGCTCCCTCAATGACAAGACCTGCCATGCAGcagtttaaaaaacaaaaggaacacgCAGCTGTGGAAG CCTCAAGAGACCCGAAACCAATCAAGGTAGCACCACCAACCCGTATGAAGCCCCCCAGAAAATACAGTGAAGAACACACACAGTCAGAGACGGGTAACCCCCCGCCAGGACCGCATCGACCA TCAATCACAAGGGGTGGAAAGTGGTACAAGGAAATGTTCAAGGAAATGCATTCAAGTGCAGGAA CTTCTTCAAATTTATCTGGCCTACTCGCAAGTGACGTTGCCAAGGGAACTGTCAGGGAACACGAAGGCGGCTCTGGTTCCTCGACTCCACCCAGGAGCGCATCTCCGTCTCCGGATCATAGAGACAATGatgtttttctcagaaaatcAGATTACGTACACGAAGAACCAGTCAGAAATAGTTACACCAGCAGTGTTTCATCACAACCTGAACCAGCGTGGTCCAGTAATGACATTGACAGGAGGGCTTCGTGGCAGCCGGGTGGAGAACGAAGATCCTCTCGACCAAGTACTGGTCATGTTCCAGCGTGGTACAAAGACATGCAAAAGGGAGTCGAGGTTCCAGTTCAAACGATTGAAGAACCGGAGTCTTACATTGTTCAAAAGAGGCCGTCATATG CGAGTGTCGGGGAAGAACGAAGATTCCAAGACCCTGTACCTGCGGCGCCCGCCTCAGTGAATATCTCGTCCTCTCCTCGTACAAGTTACCTTGATCAGCGGAGATCTCCAGCGTCTGTGACCgttcaaatggaagaaaagaaCCAACCTCCCAGCGCGTCCAGCCTGTATGAGAGCCGCTTCCGGGGAAGAACG GTTCCGTCAAGAACTGCATCGGAAGAGCTACAAGTCAGGCAGCAGCCTCCTTCCGACGAAGAAGTCTTTAGAAGAAGAGAGGAAGATGCAGCGCGCAGGAGGAGGGAGGAAGAGGAACGGAGGCGAAGAGAAGAGGAAGAATTCAGACGGAGACAGGAAGAGGAGGAAAGGTTTAGAaggaaggaagaagaagaaCGGCTGAGAAGGGAGTACGAGGCAGAGGTGGCGAGGAAGCGAAAAGAGGAGGAGGAAGCTGCCAGGAGGGCAGCAAGTAAACCTCAGTTCTTGGCGAGGGCTCTGTACAGCTTCCAGGGGCAAACTGATAA GGAACTTTCGTTTAGAAAAGGTGACATAATCAACGTGCGCAGACAAGTGGACAAGAACTGGATTGACGGAGAATTAAATGGCAGGCGGGGAATCTTCCCTCAAAATTATGTGGAG ATCAGACCCGTCGAAGAGGAAGAAGACGAACCACAACCAGAACCCGAACCACAACCAGTCCCAGTCCCTCAGAAGCAAATTCCGCGCGTCCAAGTTGTACAACAACGCGCGCAGCCGCAACAGCATCAGCCTCCAACTCACGCCCAACAGCAGACCCAGGCTCAACCTCGGCCACCTAGTCAGCAAGTGACGCAGTCTGTGACTGTGGAAGGGGAGGGTCGGCTGAGGTACACCTTTAAAGCAGAGAGTATGAGAGAACTTCCTTGTAGTAAG GGAGATGTCATAGCTTTAGTGAGGAAAGTAGACGCCAACTGGTACGAAGGAAgaattggtgacagaaaaggcaTAGTACCATCAAGTTACTTAGACGTTTTTAGCGAACCGGAAGTTAAAG tCATTCGTCAAGAACAAGTGCAACCAGTTCAGTCAGTCCGTGTGGAGCAG GAACCGGATTTTGGAAGACCAGAACCTAGTTATGATCACAGACAGCAGCAGTCCAGAAG TTCCTCGGGGGCTATGTATCCAAGCCAGGCTTCTCCTCCCAAACACACACAAGTAAAGTACATCGAGGAGCCAGCGGAGCCTCGTTTTAGTTCTGGTGGTGTGGTCGCGCATGCAATAATTGATGAGCCAATCACAATAGGGCACGAGCAAGGAGAGAG GTATCGTGCTTTGTACAATTACGAACCCATAAACGAAGACGAGCTTCGACTTGAAGAAGGTGACGAAGTACTCGTTCTGGAAAAATGCGATGACGGATGGTTTGTAGGCACATCTTCAAGGACGCATTCATTTGGAACCTTTCCTGGTAACTACGTTGAGAAAGTCCATTAG
- the LOC131777464 gene encoding sorbin and SH3 domain-containing protein 1-like isoform X1: MASSEVYEVVLSGGAPWGFRLQGGKEFRAPLRIAKVTPNSKADTAGIVEGLLVRSINNANCEEWTHSDALNSIKKTGSMLKMILCRRPMPSPDSTATNNSFFSSSSSKSKDDMETGRTAHTIKANFKPSSSNEVLSYATMPRGGDKKDLDFQRWRNVEENNNENAFSSYKDDSSNANEWNPNIISEVVRPPEQIKLVHGMEGIRSASSSSTSSEPSAQMRAPVDSRGFTDKPRPIGRGGRRYDDRAGTNQQLTSGSIGSEDEFMMANGDASSSDSAPSMTRPAMQQFKKQKEHAAVEASRDPKPIKVAPPTRMKPPRKYSEEHTQSETGNPPPGPHRPSITRGGKWYKEMFKEMHSSAGTSSNLSGLLASDVAKGTVREHEGGSGSSTPPRSASPSPDHRDNDVFLRKSDYVHEEPVRNSYTSSVSSQPEPAWSSNDIDRRASWQPGGERRSSRPSTGHVPAWYKDMQKGVEVPVQTIEEPESYIVQKRPSYASVGEERRFQDPVPAAPASVNISSSPRTSYLDQRRSPASVTVQMEEKNQPPSASSLYESRFRGRTVPSRTASEELQVRQQPPSDEEVFRRREEDAARRRREEEERRRREEEEFRRRQEEEERFRRKEEEERLRREYEAEVARKRKEEEEAARRAASKPQFLARALYSFQGQTDKELSFRKGDIINVRRQVDKNWIDGELNGRRGIFPQNYVEIRPVEEEEDEPQPEPEPQPVPVPQKQIPRVQVVQQRAQPQQHQPPTHAQQQTQAQPRPPSQQVTQSVTVEGEGRLRYTFKAESMRELPCSKGDVIALVRKVDANWYEGRIGDRKGIVPSSYLDVFSEPEVKVIRQEQVQPVQSVRVEQEPDFGRPEPSYDHRQQQSRSSSGAMYPSQASPPKHTQVKYIEEPAEPRFSSGGVVAHAIIDEPITIGHEQGERYRALYNYEPINEDELRLEEGDEVLVLEKCDDGWFVGTSSRTHSFGTFPGNYVEKVH; this comes from the exons ATGGCGTCCTCTGAAGTTTACGAAGTTGTGCTGAGCGGCGGAGCTCCTTGGGGTTTTCGATTGCAAGGAGGCAAGGAATTTCGAGCACCTTTAAGAATTGCAAAG GTGACACCAAACAGTAAAGCTGACACAGCTGGAATTGTGGAGGGACTATTAGTGCGCTCTATCAATAATGCAAACTGTGAAGAGTGGACACACAGTGATGCTCTGAATAGTATTAAAAAGACAGGATCTATGCTGAAAATGATCCTTTGTAG aAGACCTATGCCATCTCCAGACTCTACTGCAACAAACAACAGTTTCTtctcatcatcttcatcaaaaTCTAAAGATGACATGGAAACTGGCCGAACAGCTCACACTATCAAAGCAAACTTCAAGCCATCGTCTTCAAATGAAGTGTTATCTTATGCAACAATGCCACGAGGAGGGGATAAAAAGGATTTAGACTTTCAGAGATGGCGAAATgttgaagaaaataataatgaaaatgcattttcttcatacaaag ATGATTCATCCAATGCAAACGAATGGAATCCTAACATTATATCAGAAGTGGTGAGACCTCCGGAGCAAATTAAGTTAGTTCATGGTATGGAGGGAATACGATCTGCATCCAGCTCCTCAACATCCTCAG AACCCAGTGCCCAGATGAGAGCACCAGTAGACTCTCGCGGATTCACTGATAAACCACGCCCTATTGGTCGAGGGGGAAGAAG ATATGATGACAGAGCTGGAACTAATCAACA ATTAACATCAGGGTCTATTGGCTCAGAGGACGAGTTTATGATGGCTAATGGCGATGCAAGTAGTTCTGATTCAGCTCCCTCAATGACAAGACCTGCCATGCAGcagtttaaaaaacaaaaggaacacgCAGCTGTGGAAG CCTCAAGAGACCCGAAACCAATCAAGGTAGCACCACCAACCCGTATGAAGCCCCCCAGAAAATACAGTGAAGAACACACACAGTCAGAGACGGGTAACCCCCCGCCAGGACCGCATCGACCA TCAATCACAAGGGGTGGAAAGTGGTACAAGGAAATGTTCAAGGAAATGCATTCAAGTGCAGGAA CTTCTTCAAATTTATCTGGCCTACTCGCAAGTGACGTTGCCAAGGGAACTGTCAGGGAACACGAAGGCGGCTCTGGTTCCTCGACTCCACCCAGGAGCGCATCTCCGTCTCCGGATCATAGAGACAATGatgtttttctcagaaaatcAGATTACGTACACGAAGAACCAGTCAGAAATAGTTACACCAGCAGTGTTTCATCACAACCTGAACCAGCGTGGTCCAGTAATGACATTGACAGGAGGGCTTCGTGGCAGCCGGGTGGAGAACGAAGATCCTCTCGACCAAGTACTGGTCATGTTCCAGCGTGGTACAAAGACATGCAAAAGGGAGTCGAGGTTCCAGTTCAAACGATTGAAGAACCGGAGTCTTACATTGTTCAAAAGAGGCCGTCATATG CGAGTGTCGGGGAAGAACGAAGATTCCAAGACCCTGTACCTGCGGCGCCCGCCTCAGTGAATATCTCGTCCTCTCCTCGTACAAGTTACCTTGATCAGCGGAGATCTCCAGCGTCTGTGACCgttcaaatggaagaaaagaaCCAACCTCCCAGCGCGTCCAGCCTGTATGAGAGCCGCTTCCGGGGAAGAACG GTTCCGTCAAGAACTGCATCGGAAGAGCTACAAGTCAGGCAGCAGCCTCCTTCCGACGAAGAAGTCTTTAGAAGAAGAGAGGAAGATGCAGCGCGCAGGAGGAGGGAGGAAGAGGAACGGAGGCGAAGAGAAGAGGAAGAATTCAGACGGAGACAGGAAGAGGAGGAAAGGTTTAGAaggaaggaagaagaagaaCGGCTGAGAAGGGAGTACGAGGCAGAGGTGGCGAGGAAGCGAAAAGAGGAGGAGGAAGCTGCCAGGAGGGCAGCAAGTAAACCTCAGTTCTTGGCGAGGGCTCTGTACAGCTTCCAGGGGCAAACTGATAA GGAACTTTCGTTTAGAAAAGGTGACATAATCAACGTGCGCAGACAAGTGGACAAGAACTGGATTGACGGAGAATTAAATGGCAGGCGGGGAATCTTCCCTCAAAATTATGTGGAG ATCAGACCCGTCGAAGAGGAAGAAGACGAACCACAACCAGAACCCGAACCACAACCAGTCCCAGTCCCTCAGAAGCAAATTCCGCGCGTCCAAGTTGTACAACAACGCGCGCAGCCGCAACAGCATCAGCCTCCAACTCACGCCCAACAGCAGACCCAGGCTCAACCTCGGCCACCTAGTCAGCAAGTGACGCAGTCTGTGACTGTGGAAGGGGAGGGTCGGCTGAGGTACACCTTTAAAGCAGAGAGTATGAGAGAACTTCCTTGTAGTAAG GGAGATGTCATAGCTTTAGTGAGGAAAGTAGACGCCAACTGGTACGAAGGAAgaattggtgacagaaaaggcaTAGTACCATCAAGTTACTTAGACGTTTTTAGCGAACCGGAAGTTAAAG tCATTCGTCAAGAACAAGTGCAACCAGTTCAGTCAGTCCGTGTGGAGCAG GAACCGGATTTTGGAAGACCAGAACCTAGTTATGATCACAGACAGCAGCAGTCCAGAAG TTCCTCGGGGGCTATGTATCCAAGCCAGGCTTCTCCTCCCAAACACACACAAGTAAAGTACATCGAGGAGCCAGCGGAGCCTCGTTTTAGTTCTGGTGGTGTGGTCGCGCATGCAATAATTGATGAGCCAATCACAATAGGGCACGAGCAAGGAGAGAG GTATCGTGCTTTGTACAATTACGAACCCATAAACGAAGACGAGCTTCGACTTGAAGAAGGTGACGAAGTACTCGTTCTGGAAAAATGCGATGACGGATGGTTTGTAGGCACATCTTCAAGGACGCATTCATTTGGAACCTTTCCTGGTAACTACGTTGAGAAAGTCCATTAG
- the LOC131777487 gene encoding very long chain fatty acid elongase 5 produces the protein MGMTLAEFVLYFLNGVVKLKSLPVVIVYLSFVAFSPLWTRYVRPFGLRKVLVVYNFACSIFSLYSVVIILAALARNWPRSLFSCEEDSLVKHAFWVYYMTKYIELMDTVFMILRHRLRQVSLLHIYHHSSILMLSEYASINGNWPAISVPLGLNAIIHVFLYFYYGQSALNPGQRPAWKKNLTQLQLIQFMIGLCHMIVGYLQHGWCWYGIAYELTMIWLFSNFYYQAYLKERAVVKKLE, from the exons ATGGGTATGACATTAGCAG AATTCGTGCTTTACTTCTTAAACGGTGTTGTGAAACTGAAGTCTCTACCCGTGGTTATTGTATACCTGTCTTTTGTGGCTTTCTCGCCGCTTTGGACTCGATATGTTCGCCCTTTTGGTCTCCGTAAG GTTCTGGTGGTTTACAATTTTGCATGTAGTATATTCAGCCTTTATTCAGTCGTCATCATCCTTGCAGCCCTGGCAAGGAATTGGCCACgttctttgttttcatgtgaGGAAGATTCCCTCGTAAAGCACGCTTTTTGGGTGTACTACATGACCAAGTACATCGAGCTCATGGACACAGTCTTCATGATTCTTAGACACAGGCTGCGTCAAGTTTCTTTACTTCAT ATTTACCACCACTCTTCCATTTTGATGCTGAGTGAATACGCTTCCATTAACGGCAATTGGCCGGCCATCTCTGTACCATTGGGATTGAACGCCATCATTCACGTGTTTCTGTATTTCTACTACGGCCAATCTGCACTCAATCCTGGTCAAAGGCCCGCTTGGAAGAAGAACCTGACCCAACTTCAACTGATTCAGTTCATGATTGGACTGTGTCACATGATCGTGGGATATCTACAACACGGCTGGTGCTGGTACGGAATTGCCTATGAGCTGACCATGATATGGCTGTTTTCTAATTTTTATTACCAAGCGTATCTCAAAGAAAGGGCCGTTGTCAAGAAACTAGAATGA